In Dyadobacter subterraneus, a single genomic region encodes these proteins:
- a CDS encoding organic hydroperoxide resistance protein translates to METNAINQIEKVLYTGKTHTTGGRDGFSRSSDNRLDIKLSSPGTSGKGTNPEQLLAAGWSACFIGAIGIAAGKSKIKLPVDTAVDTEIDLGTGEGGYFLQARLNVSLPGIDHELAQSLVYEAHQTCPYSKATRGNIDVVINLV, encoded by the coding sequence ATGGAAACGAACGCAATCAACCAAATCGAAAAAGTACTTTATACAGGAAAAACCCATACAACCGGTGGCCGCGATGGTTTTTCCCGAAGTTCAGATAATCGTCTTGATATTAAACTTTCCTCACCTGGTACTTCGGGTAAAGGAACAAATCCTGAACAACTTTTGGCAGCCGGCTGGTCGGCCTGTTTTATTGGTGCAATTGGAATTGCCGCAGGTAAATCGAAAATTAAACTTCCGGTCGATACCGCCGTTGATACAGAAATTGATCTTGGAACCGGTGAAGGAGGTTATTTTCTTCAGGCCCGTCTCAATGTGAGTTTGCCAGGTATTGACCATGAATTGGCACAAAGTCTTGTATATGAAGCGCATCAGACATGTCCGTATTCCAAAGCAACAAGAGGTAATATTGATGTTGTAATAAACCTGGTTTAA